The Benincasa hispida cultivar B227 chromosome 9, ASM972705v1, whole genome shotgun sequence genome has a segment encoding these proteins:
- the LOC120086372 gene encoding gamma-glutamyl hydrolase 2-like, with the protein MLKEVVGFAPTISEHPGRRFHSSSPSTFSSPSISIFKYTWVSFLIILSLELSLVDSVHPYPNIIMPSQSGLPPSPSCTAMDPKLNYLPVIGILSHPGDGASGRLNNATNGSYIAASYVKFVESAGARVIPLIFNEPLEVIFEKLNLVNGVLFTGGWAKKDLYYSVAEKIFQKILERNDAGDRFPLYAICLGFEILSMIISKDRNILEPFNASYMASTLQFADNVNIQGTVFQRFPHYLLEKLSTDCIVMQNHRFGISPESFAQNEELSKFFQILTTSSDEDNKVYVSTVHARDYPVTAFQWHPEKNAFEWGSSVIPHTEHAIEVTQHVANHLVSEARKSLNRPPAQKVLENLIYNYSPIFGGKAGKGFDEVYIFT; encoded by the exons ATGCTCAAAGAAGTGGTTGGCTTCGCGCCCACCATTTCTGAACACCCCGGCCGCCGATTCCACTCGTCTTCCCCTTCCACTTTTTCTTCGCCTTCGATTTCCATCTTCAAATACACATGGGTCTCCTTTCTGATCATCTTATCTCTCGAACTTAGCCTCGTCGACTCAGTTCATCCGTACCCCAACATCATCATGCCGTCTCAATCTGGCCTCCCTCCATCGCCCTCGTGTACAGCAATGGATCCGAAGTTGAATTACCTGCCGGTGATCGGAATCCTTAGCCATCCTGGCGATGGCGCCTCCGGTAGACTAAACAACGCGACGAATGGATCCTATATTGCTGCTTCGTATGTCAAGTTCGTCGAATCAGCCGGAGCAAGAGTTATTCCTCTTATCTTTAACGAGCCGCTTGAGGTTATTTTCGAG AAGCTCAATTTGGTCAATGGAGTGCTCTTCACTGGAGGATGGGCTAAAAAGGATTTATACTATTCCGTTGCTGAGAAGATTTTTCAG AAAATTTTGGAGAGGAATGATGCCGGGGATCGTTTCCCTTTATATGCCATTTGCTTGGGTTTTGAAATTTTAAGCATGATCATCAGCAAG GATAGAAACATTCTTGAACCATTTAACGCATCATATATGGCATCCACACTGCAATTTGCTGACAATGTAAATATTCAAGGAACAGTCTTCCAAAG ATTTCCACATTATTTACTGGAGAAGTTGAGTACAGATTGTATTGTAATGCAAAACCATCGT TTTGGTATCTCACCAGAGAGCTTTGCACAAAATGAAGAATTATCCAAATTTTTTCAGATATTGACAACTAGTAGTGACGAAGACAATAAG GTCTATGTCTCCACTGTACATGCTCGGGATTATCCCGTGACTGCATTTCAATGGCATCCGGAG AAAAATGCCTTTGAATGGGGCTCCTCTGTGATTCCGCACACGGAGCATGCAATTGAGGTGACGCAACACGTTGCCAACCACTTAGTCAG TGAGGCTAGAAAATCATTGAACAGACCACCTGCACAGAAGGTTCTTGAAAATCTCATCTACAACTATAGCCCAATTTTTGGTGGCAAGGCTGG GAAGGGATTTGATGAAGTTTACATTTTCACATAG
- the LOC120086200 gene encoding uncharacterized protein LOC120086200, which produces MAEIETLGILQDVESLVADKLQVVSYKWLSRSYLISSDTAKRLLQEFVEKHESGLQVVYALSGWLKNDPPSYHIKLVSGSKLPEAKQDFDGTCSIQVYSVQASIPKDPAALWNAEFVQAEELFKQPFNVDNCLRDNRFCGISNSYVKRSVDEIPASVTAPQPRSGVDAESTKKKTTCHNTTVPQPQKSEMQKVSPDVGLQGPTVVKEVKSEGNHTDHQASKPTAVKEKVASLPANKKKGQGDKTSSSTGGSLANLWGRVPTKSKLSEDHADANRATAANPTVSSAEAQICAHEALQIDNSDDDDQDVNIKRSSNESGRKRRVVFDFSDDEDFEDAVSLASPENPEDKSCLDLKQNTELNKEKVHLNNDELNGKLKIKEEKTSEFKKSSVEEKQHNSSAEKNEPCAHENDSNKREKPMDAAPASPKRRKVLRTRIDERGREVNEVVWEGEEQKQENDDVSSTKISDHKAAETTTNRPPAAKKSPALGNSGANPAVKAGAKKGGNAAGPKQGNILSFFKRV; this is translated from the exons ATGGCTGAAATCGAAACCCTAGGAATTCTCCAAGACGTTGAATCCCTCGTCGCCGATAAGCTTCAAGTG GTTTCATACAAGTGGCTAAGTCGAAGTTATTTGATATCTTCAGATACTGCAAAGAG GTTGCTTCAAGAATTtgttgaaaaacatgaaagtgGATTACAAGTGGTCTATGCCTTGTCCGGATGGTTGAAGAATGATCCTCCAAGTTACCATATCAAGCTTGTTTCTGGCTCAAAACTTCCTG AAGCAAAGCAAGATTTTGATGGTACCTGCTCTATTCAAGTTTATAGTGTTCAAGCTTCCATTCCAAAGGATCCAGCTGCACTCTGGAATGCTGAATTTGTTCAGGCAGAAGAGCTCTTCAAGCAGCCCTTCAATGTTGACAATTGTTTGCGAGATAACAG GTTCTGTGGGATTTCCAATTCCTACGTCAAACGCAGTGTTGATGAGATACCTGCAAGCGTTACAGCTCCTCAACCAAGAAGTGGAGTGGATGCAGAATCAACCAAAAAGAAGACAACTTGTCATAATACTACCGTTCCACAACCTCAAAAAAGTGAAATGCAAAAAGTTAGTCCTGATGTTGGTCTACAAGGTCCCACTGTTGTCAAAGAAGTCAAAAGTGAAGGAAACCATACAGATCATCAGGCCTCCAAGCCTACGGCGGTCAAAGAAAAAGTTGCTTCCTTACCTGCTAATAAGAAGAAAGGTCAAGGTGATAAAACCTCTTCCAGTACTGGAGGCTCGCTAGCAAATTTATGGGGACGTGTCCCTACCAAGTCTAAGCTCAGTGAAGACCATGCAGATGCAAATCGTGCCACTGCAGCAAACCCTACTG TATCTAGTGCAGAGGCACAGATTTGTGCACATGAAGCACTCCAGATTGACAACAGTGACGATGATGATCAAGATGTAAATATCAAGAGAAGTTCCAATGAAAGCGGAAGAAAAAGGAGGGTTGTTTTTGATTTCTCAGATGATGAAGATTTTGAAGATGCAGTCAGTTTGGCATCACCTGAAAATCCAGAGGATAAATCATGTCTAGATCTGAAGCAAAACACAGAACTGAATAAAGAGAAAGTTCATTTGAACAATGATGAACTGAATGGTAAACTGAAAATCAAGGAGGAAAAGACGAGTGAATTCAAGAAATCCTCAGTagaagaaaaacaacacaattCCTCTGCTGAGAAAAATGAACCTTGTGCCCATGAAAATGACTCTaataagagagagaaaccgatgGATGCTGCTCCTGCTTCACCTAAGAGGAGAAAAGTATTGAGGACAAGAATTGATGAGCGAGGGAGAGAAG TAAATGAGGTAGTTTGGGAGGGTGAAGAGCAGAAACAGGAGAATGATGATGTCTCTTCAACAAAGATATCTGATCATAAAGCAGCAGAGACTACTACGAACAG GCCTCCGGCGGCTAAGAAGTCACCAGCCTTGGGCAATAGTGGTGCAAATCCAGCGGTGAAAGCAGGAGCAAAAAAAGGTGGAAATGCGGCTGGTCCCAAACAGGGaaatattctttcttttttcaagaGGGTTTGA
- the LOC120086202 gene encoding ubiquitin domain-containing protein 1-like produces the protein MGCAGSSQAKGNGPVKKIRKPKPWKHPQPISKTDLVRMRDEFWDTAPHYGGRKEIWDALRAAAEADLTLAQAIVDSAGVIVQSADLTICYDERGAKYELPKYVLSEPTNLI, from the exons ATGGGTTGTGCCGGATCGTCGCAGGCCAAAGGCAACG GGCCTGTGAAAAAAATCCGGAAGCCTAAACCTTGGAAGCATCCCCAACCAATATCAAAGACAGATCTTGTGCGGATGCGTGATGAATTTTGGGATACTGCACCTCATTATGGTGGCAGAAAAG AGATCTGGGATGCACTTCGAGCTGCTGCAGAAGCTGATCTGACGCTAGCACAAGCAATTGTGGATAGTGCAGGGGTCATTGTACAAAGTGCTGATTTAACCATTTGTTATGATGAAAGAG GTGCAAAATACGAATTGCCCAAGTATGTTTTGAGCGAGCCAACCAACTTGATTTGA
- the LOC120087236 gene encoding uncharacterized protein LOC120087236 isoform X2, with amino-acid sequence MRNPLLFLVFIVSVIVLQADSAPSGPLARHLSSLLKWTGSSSKTPQPDGNAVQFESGYLVETIVEGNEIGMVPYKIRVSEDGELFAVDSVNSNVVKVSPPLSRYSRARLVAGSFQGYKGHVDGKPSDARFNQPKGVTMDDKGNVYVADTLNLVIRKIVDAGVTTIAGGKTNIPGYSDGPGEEAKFSNDFDIIYVRRTCSLLVVDRGNAALRQISLNKEDCDYQYGSVSTSDVAMFIGALLIGYFTYMLQHGFRLSFFSFMSEHLETETKELSKGKQIHLANTIKDETWWESFGQVVAELYKQAIELLPGNFKPFLPPYFRSEDKQEKGLTPLKDALKMPEDEIKTNVSLKQRTVTPLSETKHTSIKHDELKPPKMKSSSFKNPSLLNKHGHSGQEYAEFYGTGMVSSSHSRSKGQKDRSRHRQKEKGSDILTSVLGAETKPAEMRTDYNEPKFDQYNIRNKYRYDSSSFHF; translated from the exons ATGAGAAATCCCCTTCTCTTCCTCGTCTTCATAGTATCAGTTATTGTTCTTCAAGCTGATTCTGCTCCTTCTG GACCATTGGCAAGGCACTTGTCTTCTCTTCTTAAATGGACTGGTTCTTCTTCCAAAACTCCTCAACCAG ATGGGAATGCTGTTCAGTTTGAGAGTGGCTACTTAGTTGAGACTATTGTAGAGGGAAATGAAATTGGAATGGTTCCTTACAAGATTCGCGTCTCCGAAGATGGCGAGCTCTTTGCTGTTGATTCAGTTAATAGCAACGTTGTCAAGGTTTCTCCACCATTATCTCGAT ATAGTAGAGCGAGATTGGTTGCAGGGTCTTTCCAAGGCTACAAAGGGCATGTTGATGGAAAACCAAGTGATGCTCGGTTCAATCAGCCAAAAGGCGTAACTATGGATGATAAAGGAAATGTGTATGTTGCTGATACTCTGAACCTTGTCATCAGAAAGATTGTTGATGCGG GTGTGACAACAATTGCAGGGGGCAAGACGAACATTCCGGGCTATAGCGATGGGCCTGGTGAGGAAGCAaagttttcaaatgattttgatatcatatatgttaGGCGTACCTGTTCGTTGTTGGTTGTTGATAGAGGAAATGCTGCACTTCGCCAAATATCTCTTAACAAGGAGGATTGTGATTACCAATATGGTTCAGTTTCTACCTCAG ATGTTGCTATGTTCATTGGCGCTCTCCTAATAGGATATTTTACATATATGCTTCAACATGGATTCAGGCTTTCATTCTTCTCTTTTATG AGTGAACATTTGGAGACTGAAACTAAAGAACTGAGCAAGGGGAAACAGATTCACCTTGCAAATACCATAAAAGATGAAACATGGTGGGAGTCTTTTGGACAGGTCGTTGCCGAACTTTACAAGCAAGCAATTGAATTATTGCCTGGAAATTTCAAACCCTTTCTTCCTCCTTACTTTAGATCAGAAGATAAGCAGGAGAAAGGTCTGACACCTTTGAAAGATGCTCTCAAGATGCCAGAAGATGAAATCAAGACCAATGTGTCCTTGAAACAGAGAACTGTCACTCCCCTCTCCGAAACCAAGCATACCTCAATCAAACATGATGAATTGAAGCCACcaaaaatgaaatcaagtaGTTTCAAGAATCCATCTCTCTTAAACAAGCATGGCCATTCGGGACAAGAGTACGCCGAGTTTTACGGGACAGGCATGGTGTCTTCCTCCCATAGCCGGTCCAAGGGCCAGAAGGATAGATCAAGACATcgacagaaagagaaaggatcGGATATCTTAACAAGTGTACTGGGGGCTGAAACCAAACCTGCAGAGATGAGGACGGATTATAACGAGCCGAAGTTCGACCAGTACAATATCAGGAATAAGTACAGATATGATTCTTCATCCTTCCATTTCTAA
- the LOC120087236 gene encoding uncharacterized protein LOC120087236 isoform X1: MRNPLLFLVFIVSVIVLQADSAPSGPLARHLSSLLKWTGSSSKTPQPDGNAVQFESGYLVETIVEGNEIGMVPYKIRVSEDGELFAVDSVNSNVVKVSPPLSRYSRARLVAGSFQGYKGHVDGKPSDARFNQPKGVTMDDKGNVYVADTLNLVIRKIVDAGVTTIAGGKTNIPGYSDGPGEEAKFSNDFDIIYVRRTCSLLVVDRGNAALRQISLNKEDCDYQYGSVSTSDVAMFIGALLIGYFTYMLQHGFRLSFFSFMVQSEHLETETKELSKGKQIHLANTIKDETWWESFGQVVAELYKQAIELLPGNFKPFLPPYFRSEDKQEKGLTPLKDALKMPEDEIKTNVSLKQRTVTPLSETKHTSIKHDELKPPKMKSSSFKNPSLLNKHGHSGQEYAEFYGTGMVSSSHSRSKGQKDRSRHRQKEKGSDILTSVLGAETKPAEMRTDYNEPKFDQYNIRNKYRYDSSSFHF; encoded by the exons ATGAGAAATCCCCTTCTCTTCCTCGTCTTCATAGTATCAGTTATTGTTCTTCAAGCTGATTCTGCTCCTTCTG GACCATTGGCAAGGCACTTGTCTTCTCTTCTTAAATGGACTGGTTCTTCTTCCAAAACTCCTCAACCAG ATGGGAATGCTGTTCAGTTTGAGAGTGGCTACTTAGTTGAGACTATTGTAGAGGGAAATGAAATTGGAATGGTTCCTTACAAGATTCGCGTCTCCGAAGATGGCGAGCTCTTTGCTGTTGATTCAGTTAATAGCAACGTTGTCAAGGTTTCTCCACCATTATCTCGAT ATAGTAGAGCGAGATTGGTTGCAGGGTCTTTCCAAGGCTACAAAGGGCATGTTGATGGAAAACCAAGTGATGCTCGGTTCAATCAGCCAAAAGGCGTAACTATGGATGATAAAGGAAATGTGTATGTTGCTGATACTCTGAACCTTGTCATCAGAAAGATTGTTGATGCGG GTGTGACAACAATTGCAGGGGGCAAGACGAACATTCCGGGCTATAGCGATGGGCCTGGTGAGGAAGCAaagttttcaaatgattttgatatcatatatgttaGGCGTACCTGTTCGTTGTTGGTTGTTGATAGAGGAAATGCTGCACTTCGCCAAATATCTCTTAACAAGGAGGATTGTGATTACCAATATGGTTCAGTTTCTACCTCAG ATGTTGCTATGTTCATTGGCGCTCTCCTAATAGGATATTTTACATATATGCTTCAACATGGATTCAGGCTTTCATTCTTCTCTTTTATG GTGCAGAGTGAACATTTGGAGACTGAAACTAAAGAACTGAGCAAGGGGAAACAGATTCACCTTGCAAATACCATAAAAGATGAAACATGGTGGGAGTCTTTTGGACAGGTCGTTGCCGAACTTTACAAGCAAGCAATTGAATTATTGCCTGGAAATTTCAAACCCTTTCTTCCTCCTTACTTTAGATCAGAAGATAAGCAGGAGAAAGGTCTGACACCTTTGAAAGATGCTCTCAAGATGCCAGAAGATGAAATCAAGACCAATGTGTCCTTGAAACAGAGAACTGTCACTCCCCTCTCCGAAACCAAGCATACCTCAATCAAACATGATGAATTGAAGCCACcaaaaatgaaatcaagtaGTTTCAAGAATCCATCTCTCTTAAACAAGCATGGCCATTCGGGACAAGAGTACGCCGAGTTTTACGGGACAGGCATGGTGTCTTCCTCCCATAGCCGGTCCAAGGGCCAGAAGGATAGATCAAGACATcgacagaaagagaaaggatcGGATATCTTAACAAGTGTACTGGGGGCTGAAACCAAACCTGCAGAGATGAGGACGGATTATAACGAGCCGAAGTTCGACCAGTACAATATCAGGAATAAGTACAGATATGATTCTTCATCCTTCCATTTCTAA